Genomic window (Flavobacteriales bacterium):
TCTTTTTTAGCTTTATCTTTTAATGAAGCATCTTTAGCAATTGCAGATTTTAAGTTATTTAACATTAAATCTTTATTGTTTGTTCTTGCTCCAATAATTGCTTTTAAGTAGTAACCTAAACCAGAATCAGCATCAGCACTTTCATCGATAATAGCCATAGCAGCATCAGCTTCTCCGTTTAAGATCTTAGCTAGAGCAGAATTTAAGGTTTTATTATCTCCCATGTTCGTAATTGCATCAGCATAATTTCCGTCTTGGATAGCTACGATTCCTTTGTTATAGTTTGTTTCAACTGAACTTCCAGCTTGTCCAAAGTAATCAGCAGCAGTAGCTTTATCACCTTTAACGTGAGCAATAGCTCCTAAGTTGTTTAAAGTAATAGCGTTAGACTCTAATCCATTTGCTTTTTCAAATTTAGCAGCAGCTCCATCAATATCGTTTTGTAAGTATAATACATATCCAACATTGTTTGAAGTTCTGTAATCATTTCCAAATAAACGCTCAGCTTCTTTATATACTCTTAATTTTTCGTTTAAATCTTCGTATAATCCAGCTGTAAATAATAACTCCTCAACATTTAAAATATCAGGGTTCGTTTTAGATAATTGCTTTAACTCTTCATCGCTGTAACCGATTTTATCATAAGTTAAAGTCATTGTAGATCTTCTCAACTGTGGTAAAACTTCTTTTTCTAAGAACTTATATGTTTTAGCCATGTTTCTGATATCTTCTTCTCTTTTTACAGGATCAGAAGTCATTTCTAAAACTCTTAAAATTAATTCTTTGTCTTCATGAGAAGTCTTTTGAACTTCAGTTTTAAAACCATCCCAATCTTCACCTTTAGGCGATTGAGTAACAAAACTTGCTTGCTGACCAGCTTCAAAATTAATTTTAGTCATTAATTTATTCACATAAGTAGCAGCAGAACCAGCTCTATCAGAAGCTAAGTTAGCATTCTTATCAACCTCACCTTCTGGAGACGCATAAGACATAATGTTTATGCTTTTCATTTCTCTTTTTGGGTTGGCTAAAGCTTCAGTAGCAAAAGTTTCAAAAGCTTTAATATCTTCTTGCTTTAATTCAGCAGCTTTAACATCAAATTTACCTTTTGCATAGTTGATTGTTGCAGCTGTTGTTTCTTCAGTAGTTCTTACGAAGTTATCTTTTGCAAACATTACTTTATCATCAAACTGAACTAATAATGGTGTAATGATTGTTCCATCAGCAATTTTATCAGTAGTGATTAAATCTTTTGTTTTCGTTCCTTTTTTAGGTAAAACTTTTACCACTAAATCACCCTCTTCCATACTTGCGTTGTAAGGAACTGTGCTTGTATATGAAAAAGACTTCCCTCCTTTAGGAATAACCTCACCATTTCCAGCCGCTTTTTCTCCTTGGAAAATTTTTGTATCGAATGGAATCTCTGTTCCATCTTTACATACAAACGTAGGTGTTACCTCTACAACTGCTTTTTTATGCAATCCTTTTTCAATAAATTTCCCGTTAATTTCTAAATTAACTTTATCTCCATGCATTTCCAATGGATTTTGTTTTACATTGTACTCAATGTCTTTAACAAGATCACAACTGTTCATCAACATTCCCCCTGCAACTACAGAAGCTAATGCTATGCCTTTTAGGTTATTCTTTTTCATCATTAATTAGTGATTAATAAGCTTACTTTAATTTTAATAATAATCGTGCAAGTATAAGGACTATTTTTCTTATATAAAAGAATGAATATCAGTATTCAATATTTTTCCACTATTTATTTTCATTTTCAACTAAGCATATTGACATTTTAACGATAAAAACATATTAAAACGGTTTTAATGTAAACAATGTATTGTTAATCTCATTTAAAAATACAAAGTCGCTTTGTAATTAATTTATTTACCTTTGTTAGCTACTGTTTAAAAATTAATAAAACACAACTGTGAAGCTTTTTTATCACATAGGAAAGTATTTCATACTGATGACCTCTATGTTTACTAGACCTGAGAAGTTGTCTGTATATTGGAATAGAACTTTGGATGAAATTATACAATTGGGTATAAAGTCACTAGGGTTGGTTGTGGTGATGTCTTTTTTTATGGGTAGTGTTTTAGTGATTCAAACAGCCACAGCTATCGACTCTCCTCTAATTCCTCGATATACAGTTGGTTTTACCTTAAAACAGTCGATGATTTTGGAGTTTTCTTCCACTATTATCTCTTTAATTCTTGCAGGTAAAATTGGTTCAAATATCGCTTCAGAGTTAGGAACAATGAGAGTTTCTGAACAAATCGATGCTTTAGATATCATGGGGGTTAATTCGGCTGGTTACCTTATCGCTCCAAAGATATTTGGAGCTATGTTTGTCTTTCCTATTATCGTAGTATTTAGTATGGTTTTTGGGTTTATTGGCGGCGGCTTTATTGCTTCTACTACCGACTTGGTTACCTTAGAAGATTATTTATTTGGTATTCGATCCTTTTCTGAGGGGAACGATTTCATGTTGTTTTATACCTTATTTAAATCCATTGTATTTGCATTCCTCATGACCTCTATTTCCAGTTATTTTGGATATCATGCAAGAGGCGGAGCCTTAGAAGTTGGTCGAGCGAGTACAGATGCGGTAGTATACAGTAGTATTTTTATTCTATTCTCCAATGTTTTAATCACTCAATTATTACTCATTTGATAGAAGTTAAAAACATATCTAAATCGTTCAATGGTGTTCAAATTTTACACGATGTTTCTTTTCAGTTTCATACAGGAAAAACAAACTTAATCATTGGGCAAAGTGGTTCAGGAAAATCCGTGCTTACGAAATGTATTGTTGGATTAATAGAACCTGAGGTTGGTCAAATTCTATTTGATGGCAGAGATTTTATCAAACTCAAAAGAAAAGAAAAAAAGAATATTCGAAAAGAAATTGGGATGTTGTTCCAGGGAAGCGCATTATTTGACTCCTTAACTGTTGAAGAAAATGTGATGTTCCCCTTGAAAATGTTCTCTGATATGTCTAAAGAAGAAATGCGAGATAGAGCAAACTTCTGCTTAGAACGTGTTAACATCATCAATAAAAACAAACTTTTCCCTTCAGAAACAAGTGGAGGAATGCAAAAACGTATTGCCATTGCAAGAGCCATTGCAATGAAACCTAAATACCTCTTTTGTGACGAACCCAACTCAGGATTAGATCCCGTTACTTCAATGTTAATCGATGAATTAATTAAGGAGCTGACTATAGAATACAATATGACCACCATTGTCATTACTCATGATATGAACTCAGTATTAGAAATAGGAGATAATATTATGTTTTTAAATCAAGGGCATAATCATTGGGAGGGAGACATGCGTACAATTTTGACTACTGATAATAAAGCTGTAAATGACTTTGTTTACGTTTCACAATTTTTAAAACAATTTAAAGACAAATTATAATTATGTTAAATGGATTAATTCACGCTCATTCAGGTTTAAGATGGCTTTTATTAGTCGCTTTAATTTTTGCGATATTTAATGCTTTCTCAAAAAAGAAAAATGGAACATTTGAAGCAAAAGACAAAATGATTAGCCTACTGGCTTTTATCCTTTCCCATATTCAACTTTTAATTGGCCTTGGTTTATATGTTATGGAAAAAAGATGGACTGGTTTTTCTCATATGAAAGTAGCTCCTCTCAGGTTCTATGCTGTAGAACATACACTAGGAATGCTAATTGCTATCGTATTGATTACAATAGGTTATAGTAAATCTAAAAAGGCGACTGAGGATTCTCAAAAATTTGGTAAAATAGCAATTTATTACCTTATTGCGTTAGTGCTTATTCTTATTTCTATTCCATGGCCATTTAGAACAGCACTTGGAGGTCATTGGTTTTAATATTATAAATAGTTAATGGGAGGAGTAGAGACAAAAAATATTGCAAAAGAGAAAGCTGTTTTAGTAGGTTTAATTCAAAGAGATCAAACAACTGAACAAGTTTATGAATATTTAGATGAATTAGCTTTCTTAGCAGAAACTGCTGGAGCAGAAACTGTACGTAATTTTGTCCAAAGAATGGACATCCCCAATAAAAAAACATTTATTGGTAAAGGAAAGCTAGAAGAAATTGTAGATTTTATTCAATCAAATAAAGTTGACATTGTCATTTTTGATGATGAACTCTCACCTTCTCAATTAAGAAATATTGAAAAAATATTGGAGTGCAAAACTATAGATCGAAGTAATTTAATCTTGGATATTTTTGCCAATAGAGCGCAAACAGCCAACGCTAAAACTCAAGTAGAATTAGCTCAACTTCAATATATGCTTCCACGACTTACTAGACTTTGGACACACTTGGATCGTCAAAAAGGTGGTATAGGTTTACGTGGAACAGGAGAAACTCAAATTGAAACAGATCGAAGAATTGTAAAAGATAAAATTACAAGGTTAAAAGCTAAGTTAGAGAAAATAGATAAACAAAAAACTGTACAAAGGGGCAATAGAGGACAATTAATTCGTGTAGCTCTGGTAGGATATACCAATGTAGGAAAGTCTACTACAATGAATTTATTGAGTAAATCTGATATTTTTGCAGAAAATAAACTCTTTGCAACATTAGATACAACAGTAAGGAAAATTGTCATTAAAAACATTCCTTTTCTATTATCTGATACTGTTGGTTTTATCAGAAAACTTCCACACCAATTGGTTGATTCGTTCAAATCCACTTTAGATGAAGTAAGAGAGGCTGACTTATTGTTGCACGTTGTAGATATAACGCATCCTGCATTTGAAGATCATTATAATACTGTTAATGAAACTTTAAGAGAGATTGAAGCGCTCAATAAACCCACTATTCTTGTCTTTAACAAAGTAGATGGATACAATGATCTGGGAGGTTTTGATGAAGGAGAATTCTCAAGACCAACTTTAGAAGAATTGGAGAAAACATGGATGAGTAAAATGCAAAACAACTGTATTTTTATTTCAGCTGTAGAAAAAATTAACATTGATGCTTTTAAGGAATTAATGTATCAAGAAGTACGAAAATTACACGTTCAACGCTTTCCTTATAACAACTTCCTATATCAAGATTATGAGCAGGAATAAAATAGGGTTAAACGAAATAACAAATGAAAATAATCTGTATTGGTAGAAATTACGCAAAACATGCTAAAGAATTAGGAAATGCTATCCCAAAGGAACCTGTGTTTTTTATGAAACCAGATTCAGCAAGATTACCTAAAAAAGCTCCATTTTATTACCCAAATTTCACAAAAGATTTGCATTATGAAGTGGAACTGGTGATTAAAATAAATAAACTAGGGAAAAATATTTCACAAAAATTTGCGCATACCTATTATGATGAAATTGGTTTAGGAATAGATTTTACAGCAAGAGATCTACAACTAGAATGTAAAGAAAAAGGGTTACCATGGGAAAAAGCCAAAGCTTTTGATTACTCAGCTCCGATGTCCCAAAAATTTATTCCAAAAGCTGAATTTAAAGACTTAAACTCTATAGCATTCAGTTTACATAAAAATCAAGAAGCTGTTCAACTTGGCAATACTAAGGATATGCTTTTTAATTTTGATGAGCTCATTGTGTATTTATCACAGTTTATGACATTAAAAATAGGCGATTTAATTTTTACAGGAACCCCTGCTGGTGTAGGACCAGTGAGTATAGGAGACCACCTTGAAGGTTTTATTGAAGAACAAAAAATGATTGATTTAAAAATAAAGTAAGCTTCTAGAAGCGAGTGAACTACAAGGAAATAGACCGCTACATTTTTTTTAGTATATTTAGCGGAACAAACCCAAAAATGAATTATCAATATCTATATAGCATTCTTTTCATTTTATTTTCTCTCCCATTTTTTGGGCAAGAAAATGAAAATGCTGCAGTTATTGATTCATTAGAAAACGAAGAGCTAATCATTCACTTTAGGCCTCAAGTAAGTATAGGTACAGGGATGTTTACCTTTATGGGAGATGTAGCCAATAACCATGGGAAAGGTCATCTTACTGTTAGTCGACTAGCAAGAGATTTAAGAATTTCACAGGCTTTAAACCCCAATTTTGATTTAAGTTTTTATGTTTTATTTGGTCAAGTTAGTTCCAACGAAAGAAGTTTACAACGTAACCTAAACTTTAATTCTCATATTACTACGGGAGGAGCTGTCGTTTCCTATAATTTTTATCATTTGTTAAAACCCAAAAGGAATATTAACCCTTATATTTCTCTAGGAGTAGAGTCTATTGAATTCTTATCCAAAAGTGACTTAATGGATGCCAATGGAAATGTTTATCACTACTGGTCAGATGGGTCTATTATGAACATGGATGAAAATGATCCCAATTCAACCAACGCAATAGAACTTTTTAGGGATTATACTTATGAATCTGATTTAAGAGAAGCCAATTTAGACGGTTTTGGAAAATATCAGGAAAGAACGCTTGCTATTCCTATTGATATAGGGGCAAACTTTCACCTAAGTGATCGTTTAAAAGCAAGGCTTGGAACGTCAATGCACTTTACATTTTCAGACCTGATTGATAACGTTTCCGATCAAAGTGAAGGGCTAAGAAAAGGTGATCGTCAAAATGATAAACTATTGTATACTCATTTTGCACTCTCTTATGATTTTGGCCCGAGAAAAAAACGCAAACAATTAGAGACAGATGAGTTAGAATTAACAGGAGAAGAATTACTAGCAGCAGACACTTCTGATTATGACCAAGATGGAGTTTATGACTTAGTAGATGATTGTATAAAAACCCCGAAGCATGCTTTTCCTGTTGATGAAAAGGGCTGTCCTTTAGATGATGATCAAGATTTTGTTCCCAATTACAGAGATGATGAAAAAAATTCTTTATTCGGGTCTCTAGTTGATGCCCAAGGGGTTACTCAATACGATGATGATTTAGAAAAGTTATTCTTAGCTTATATTGACTCTAATGGCAGTTATTATACAGAAGAGAGACATGTAACAACTTCTGGTGAAGATGATGCGCCTAGAGGAGAAGAAGCACAACGAATGAAAAACAATCTTAAATACACTATTGTAATTGGGACAGATTCTAAAGAAATATCTGCCAATGAATTACATAAATATTTGAGTTATAAAGATTTTAAAACAATAGAAAGAGGAGATTCTATCTTTTATGTTATTGGAGGATTTGAAACCATAGCTCAGGCAATGGGAGAAAAAAATAAATTAGAAGATGAGGGAGTTAAAACAGAAGCCATCGCATTGTTAAAAGGTCAACCTATTGCAGAAATTCAGAAAATTATCTCTAAAAAAGAATTAAAAGATCTCGCTGTTCAACCTGAATATTCTGAACGAGAACAAAAAACACTCTACCGAGTTCAAATTGGAGCCTTTAACCGAAAAATATCCCAACAAGCTTTTGCTCAATTAGAAGATGTAGAAGAAATTAAAGGGAATGATGGATTGTACCGCTACTATTCTGGATCTTTTACCGACAAAGAAGCAGCGGCAAAACATCGAATCAAAATATTAAGTCAAGG
Coding sequences:
- a CDS encoding ABC transporter permease, producing MFTRPEKLSVYWNRTLDEIIQLGIKSLGLVVVMSFFMGSVLVIQTATAIDSPLIPRYTVGFTLKQSMILEFSSTIISLILAGKIGSNIASELGTMRVSEQIDALDIMGVNSAGYLIAPKIFGAMFVFPIIVVFSMVFGFIGGGFIASTTDLVTLEDYLFGIRSFSEGNDFMLFYTLFKSIVFAFLMTSISSYFGYHARGGALEVGRASTDAVVYSSIFILFSNVLITQLLLI
- a CDS encoding ATP-binding cassette domain-containing protein; this encodes MIEVKNISKSFNGVQILHDVSFQFHTGKTNLIIGQSGSGKSVLTKCIVGLIEPEVGQILFDGRDFIKLKRKEKKNIRKEIGMLFQGSALFDSLTVEENVMFPLKMFSDMSKEEMRDRANFCLERVNIINKNKLFPSETSGGMQKRIAIARAIAMKPKYLFCDEPNSGLDPVTSMLIDELIKELTIEYNMTTIVITHDMNSVLEIGDNIMFLNQGHNHWEGDMRTILTTDNKAVNDFVYVSQFLKQFKDKL
- the hflX gene encoding GTPase HflX, whose translation is MGGVETKNIAKEKAVLVGLIQRDQTTEQVYEYLDELAFLAETAGAETVRNFVQRMDIPNKKTFIGKGKLEEIVDFIQSNKVDIVIFDDELSPSQLRNIEKILECKTIDRSNLILDIFANRAQTANAKTQVELAQLQYMLPRLTRLWTHLDRQKGGIGLRGTGETQIETDRRIVKDKITRLKAKLEKIDKQKTVQRGNRGQLIRVALVGYTNVGKSTTMNLLSKSDIFAENKLFATLDTTVRKIVIKNIPFLLSDTVGFIRKLPHQLVDSFKSTLDEVREADLLLHVVDITHPAFEDHYNTVNETLREIEALNKPTILVFNKVDGYNDLGGFDEGEFSRPTLEELEKTWMSKMQNNCIFISAVEKINIDAFKELMYQEVRKLHVQRFPYNNFLYQDYEQE
- a CDS encoding fumarylacetoacetate hydrolase family protein, coding for MKIICIGRNYAKHAKELGNAIPKEPVFFMKPDSARLPKKAPFYYPNFTKDLHYEVELVIKINKLGKNISQKFAHTYYDEIGLGIDFTARDLQLECKEKGLPWEKAKAFDYSAPMSQKFIPKAEFKDLNSIAFSLHKNQEAVQLGNTKDMLFNFDELIVYLSQFMTLKIGDLIFTGTPAGVGPVSIGDHLEGFIEEQKMIDLKIK
- a CDS encoding SPOR domain-containing protein; protein product: MNYQYLYSILFILFSLPFFGQENENAAVIDSLENEELIIHFRPQVSIGTGMFTFMGDVANNHGKGHLTVSRLARDLRISQALNPNFDLSFYVLFGQVSSNERSLQRNLNFNSHITTGGAVVSYNFYHLLKPKRNINPYISLGVESIEFLSKSDLMDANGNVYHYWSDGSIMNMDENDPNSTNAIELFRDYTYESDLREANLDGFGKYQERTLAIPIDIGANFHLSDRLKARLGTSMHFTFSDLIDNVSDQSEGLRKGDRQNDKLLYTHFALSYDFGPRKKRKQLETDELELTGEELLAADTSDYDQDGVYDLVDDCIKTPKHAFPVDEKGCPLDDDQDFVPNYRDDEKNSLFGSLVDAQGVTQYDDDLEKLFLAYIDSNGSYYTEERHVTTSGEDDAPRGEEAQRMKNNLKYTIVIGTDSKEISANELHKYLSYKDFKTIERGDSIFYVIGGFETIAQAMGEKNKLEDEGVKTEAIALLKGQPIAEIQKIISKKELKDLAVQPEYSEREQKTLYRVQIGAFNRKISQQAFAQLEDVEEIKGNDGLYRYYSGSFTDKEAAAKHRIKILSQGYSGAFLVVYDKGKRISLTDAGFDVRDDYEDIITESSEPTKDALVKGLIKFRVQVGAYENDIPTEVLDVYLQLGSVLPKRDSKTGITKYLVGKFDSYKEAEKYKIEIQKKGIVDAFIIGDFNGKMITAQEALELTK